The stretch of DNA TTAGATAAGGTGTTATGAGACTTAAATCGTTCTATCAAATTGCTCGTATATCCAATATATCGTTTGGAATGAGACATAGAATACAAAACATAAACAACATATTCTTCCATAAAAAAAAGAGACCGTTGGG from Chitinophagales bacterium encodes:
- a CDS encoding GIY-YIG nuclease family protein, whose product is MEEYVVYVLYSMSHSKRYIGYTSNLIERFKSHNTLS